The Chitinophagales bacterium genome includes a region encoding these proteins:
- a CDS encoding 3-hydroxybutyrate dehydrogenase — protein MKNKVAVITGSTSGIGLGIAQTLAKEGVHLVINGLAKPSVVETILADLMQHNNIQVVYHNANMTEPLAIEALIQFAISNFGNIDYLINNAGVQFVSSVEDFPNEKWNEIIAVNLNSAFYTSKYAIPFMKKNKFGRIINIASAHGLVASPFKSAYVAAKHGLVGFTKTIALELAEYGITANTICPGYVMTPLVKNQIADTANARNLTEEAVINDVLLAAQPTKQFVKIEQIAALVKYLCSEDACQITGTQLSIDGGWTAH, from the coding sequence ATGAAAAACAAAGTTGCGGTTATAACAGGTTCAACAAGTGGTATTGGATTAGGTATAGCACAGACACTTGCTAAAGAAGGTGTTCATTTAGTAATTAATGGTCTTGCTAAGCCATCTGTAGTAGAAACTATTTTAGCAGATTTAATGCAACACAATAATATACAAGTGGTATATCATAATGCAAATATGACTGAGCCATTAGCAATTGAAGCGTTAATTCAATTTGCTATTTCAAACTTTGGAAATATTGATTATTTAATTAATAATGCAGGTGTTCAATTTGTATCGAGCGTAGAAGATTTTCCTAATGAAAAATGGAATGAAATAATAGCCGTGAATCTAAATAGTGCTTTTTATACTTCAAAATATGCTATTCCTTTTATGAAAAAAAATAAGTTTGGTAGAATTATTAATATTGCTTCTGCACATGGTTTGGTAGCATCTCCTTTTAAGTCTGCTTATGTTGCAGCAAAACATGGTTTAGTAGGTTTTACAAAAACCATAGCATTAGAGCTTGCAGAATATGGCATTACTGCAAACACTATTTGTCCTGGTTATGTAATGACGCCACTGGTAAAAAACCAAATTGCTGACACTGCCAATGCCAGAAATTTGACAGAAGAAGCAGTAATAAACGATGTGTTATTAGCTGCTCAACCTACAAAGCAGTTTGTTAAGATTGAGCAGATTGCAGCATTAGTAAAATACTTATGCTCTGAAGATGCTTGTCAAATTACAGGAACACAACTATCAATAGATGGTGGTTGGACTGCTCATTAA
- a CDS encoding outer membrane beta-barrel protein: MKQRVLLASLLVMVMVIPSFAQKGFQIAANVSPGLSYMLAQNTYYLGAQSKELDYKAKFSFNAGLLFGYNFVEKHGVQLFAGYCKEGQRYEDNFKWRLNDLNGTHQKEVDFSFLNLGVMYRFSPILKGQAQKNPNGNYGDGRYKIRMKLEAGVETDIMLSADMSYKVTKDDGSTIDAFALYPHIPIQYGGYGPYADATLADGDYEKYFRKFQACLAFKYGFDYIFKNNMYFGLGLHVKAGLNDINASDYKSHPDYKKSKNYFLGLNFEIGYMHQKNDDKKSASKTQYPKYKQKTERDKNYKVDTLDKKTKKATKKKVKGL, from the coding sequence ATGAAGCAGAGAGTTTTACTTGCTAGCTTACTAGTAATGGTAATGGTTATTCCAAGTTTTGCACAAAAAGGATTTCAAATTGCAGCCAATGTTTCGCCAGGTTTGTCGTATATGCTAGCACAAAATACTTATTATTTAGGTGCTCAAAGTAAAGAATTAGATTATAAAGCTAAGTTTAGTTTTAATGCTGGATTGTTGTTTGGTTATAACTTTGTTGAAAAACATGGTGTACAACTATTTGCTGGTTATTGTAAAGAAGGTCAGAGATACGAAGACAATTTTAAATGGAGATTGAATGATTTAAATGGAACGCATCAAAAGGAAGTAGATTTTAGTTTCTTGAACTTAGGTGTAATGTATCGTTTTTCGCCAATTTTAAAAGGACAAGCACAAAAAAATCCTAATGGAAATTATGGTGATGGAAGATATAAAATTAGAATGAAACTAGAAGCTGGTGTTGAAACAGATATTATGTTGAGTGCAGACATGAGCTATAAAGTAACTAAAGATGATGGTAGCACAATTGATGCATTTGCGTTATATCCACACATTCCAATTCAGTATGGTGGTTATGGTCCATATGCAGATGCTACTTTAGCAGATGGCGATTATGAAAAATATTTCAGAAAATTTCAAGCTTGTTTAGCATTTAAATATGGTTTCGACTATATCTTTAAAAACAATATGTACTTTGGCTTAGGTTTACATGTTAAAGCTGGACTTAACGATATTAATGCTAGTGATTACAAATCTCATCCAGATTATAAAAAATCTAAGAACTATTTCTTGGGTTTAAATTTTGAAATTGGTTATATGCATCAAAAAAATGATGATAAGAAATCAGCTAGCAAAACACAATATCCAAAATACAAACAAAAAACAGAAAGAGACAAAAACTACAAAGTAGACACACTAGATAAAAAGACTAAAAAAGCGACCAAGAAAAAAGTAAAAGGATTATAG
- a CDS encoding DUF2779 domain-containing protein, whose amino-acid sequence MQLSKSSLVRSIQCAKSLYLYKYNYHLRDKPSVHLQHKFNRGHQIGKLAWQLFPNGKDVSPSSPSNFSPSIKATQLLLQQNFPIIYEAAFKYNGLLAAIDILENKNGIINIYEVKSSLKISNTYLQDCAIQYYILKQNKISINDFSIIHINSDYTLNDSLDLDSYFVKTSVLEKIEALQPYIAEKINEAIQIVTTTTMPTIDIGGHCLKPYTCDFYGTCWKDVATASFWNLQGISLQQKEAWQQKKLQTIYDVKANSLLNTQEKLIVSSYQKQQIKTNPSAIKKYLQQIKYPIAFFDIEAYQPAIPTIKGTKPYERIPFLYSIHLLENKDATTTHHYFMIANHQDNRKAFITQFLKDTTNCNSIVVFNDLLEKNILHKFSVWFPELKSEIDKRIDKIIDLEIIFKNYWYYHYNMMGSLSLKTISNALSKQDIYDNSTIKDGAEAMSIFNDIELIENVNQKKKLVKQLVDYCSADTAVLVKLFHFLQQQVI is encoded by the coding sequence ATGCAATTAAGTAAATCTAGTTTGGTTCGCTCTATACAATGTGCTAAATCTTTATATTTATATAAATACAATTATCATTTAAGAGATAAGCCAAGTGTACATTTACAACACAAGTTTAATCGTGGACATCAAATTGGAAAGTTGGCTTGGCAATTGTTTCCTAATGGCAAAGATGTAAGTCCGAGTTCTCCTAGCAATTTTTCTCCTAGTATTAAAGCAACACAATTATTGCTACAACAAAATTTTCCTATTATATATGAAGCAGCTTTTAAGTACAACGGACTGTTGGCTGCAATTGATATCTTAGAAAATAAAAATGGCATTATTAATATTTATGAAGTAAAGAGTTCTTTAAAAATATCGAACACATATTTACAAGATTGTGCCATTCAATATTATATTTTAAAACAAAATAAGATTTCAATCAATGATTTTTCCATCATACACATTAATTCTGATTATACTTTAAATGATTCGTTAGATTTAGATAGCTATTTTGTAAAAACTTCTGTATTAGAAAAAATAGAAGCATTACAACCATATATAGCAGAAAAAATAAATGAAGCGATTCAAATAGTAACGACTACAACTATGCCTACAATTGATATTGGTGGACATTGTTTAAAACCATATACTTGCGATTTTTATGGTACTTGTTGGAAAGATGTAGCTACAGCATCGTTTTGGAATTTACAAGGTATTTCGTTGCAACAAAAAGAAGCATGGCAACAAAAAAAACTACAAACCATTTATGATGTTAAAGCCAATAGTTTATTAAATACTCAAGAAAAATTAATTGTCTCTAGTTATCAAAAGCAACAAATAAAAACCAATCCATCTGCAATAAAAAAGTATCTGCAACAAATAAAATATCCAATTGCTTTTTTTGATATAGAAGCTTATCAACCAGCAATTCCTACCATAAAAGGAACAAAACCATATGAACGCATTCCGTTTTTATATTCTATTCATTTATTAGAAAATAAAGATGCTACAACAACGCATCATTATTTTATGATTGCCAACCATCAAGACAATAGAAAAGCATTTATAACACAATTTTTAAAAGATACTACCAATTGTAATAGCATTGTTGTGTTTAACGATTTATTAGAAAAAAATATCTTGCATAAGTTTTCTGTTTGGTTTCCTGAGTTAAAATCAGAAATAGACAAAAGAATAGATAAGATTATAGACTTAGAAATTATATTTAAAAATTACTGGTATTATCATTATAATATGATGGGAAGTTTGTCTTTAAAAACAATTTCTAATGCATTGTCTAAGCAAGATATTTACGATAATTCTACTATAAAAGATGGTGCAGAAGCAATGAGTATTTTTAATGATATTGAATTGATAGAAAATGTCAATCAAAAGAAAAAACTAGTTAAACAATTAGTCGATTATTGTAGTGCAGATACTGCTGTTCTAGTAAAATTATTTCATTTTTTGCAACAACAGGTTATATAA
- a CDS encoding SIS domain-containing protein yields MINNIKNILDNHIKLVQQITNDAVLLQQIQEAVNILVTAFQNGNQLLLCGNGGSAADAQHIAAEFSNKFLKERKPLNAEALHVNSSYLTAVANDFHFNQVYAKAVQAKGKIGDVLIGLTTSGKSENIIEAFKVAKQLNITTIAFVGENRTLLQPFSDIIIAIPSNETPRIQECHILIGHIICELVEEKLF; encoded by the coding sequence ATGATAAATAATATCAAAAACATATTAGATAATCATATCAAATTAGTTCAGCAAATAACTAATGATGCTGTTTTGTTGCAACAAATTCAAGAAGCAGTAAATATATTAGTTACTGCTTTTCAAAATGGCAATCAATTATTATTGTGTGGTAATGGTGGTTCTGCTGCAGATGCACAACATATTGCTGCAGAGTTTTCTAACAAGTTTTTAAAAGAAAGAAAGCCATTAAATGCAGAAGCTTTGCATGTCAACTCTTCTTATTTAACAGCAGTTGCCAACGATTTTCACTTTAATCAAGTATATGCAAAAGCAGTACAAGCAAAAGGAAAAATAGGAGATGTATTGATTGGTTTAACCACTTCAGGAAAGTCTGAAAATATTATTGAAGCATTTAAAGTAGCCAAGCAACTCAACATAACAACTATTGCATTTGTAGGAGAAAATAGGACTTTACTACAACCATTTTCTGATATTATTATAGCAATTCCATCAAACGAAACACCAAGAATTCAAGAGTGTCATATCTTAATCGGACACATTATTTGCGAGTTAGTAGAAGAAAAATTATTTTAG
- a CDS encoding glycosyltransferase, producing MKIAIIGPAYPYRGGIANFNERLAQQYYDENDTVVVYTFKMMYPNFLFPGKSQVVEEERSFAFNIIRCINAINPLNWIKVAKQISQEKYDIVLVAFSIPFLAPALASIARLEKRKNINTKIIGIIHNLFPHEKRIGDKLLTNYFMHSLDYSIALSNKVEKDIKNTYPALKVNLLQHPIYDIFGEAVDRNMGLQQLGLNNVPYLLFFGLIRAYKGLDLLLEAMQKVIAYDASIHLIVAGEFYDNIEEYKSIIEKNNLEKNIIIYNEFIPEEKVKLYFSVADAVVQPYKKATQSGITQICYHFNTPMIATNVGGLPETIPNNVVGLICEPNTDDLATTIIQFYSKNKAAFFRENIKLEKQKYSWHHFSTSIQAIVNDK from the coding sequence TTGAAGATTGCAATCATAGGACCAGCTTATCCTTATAGAGGTGGAATTGCTAATTTTAATGAAAGATTGGCTCAACAGTACTATGATGAAAATGATACGGTAGTCGTTTATACATTTAAGATGATGTATCCTAATTTTTTGTTTCCAGGCAAATCACAAGTGGTAGAAGAAGAAAGAAGTTTTGCTTTTAATATTATAAGATGTATCAATGCTATCAATCCATTGAATTGGATAAAAGTAGCCAAACAAATTTCACAAGAAAAATACGATATTGTATTAGTTGCATTTTCTATTCCATTTTTAGCACCAGCTTTGGCAAGCATTGCTCGATTGGAAAAAAGAAAAAATATAAATACTAAAATTATAGGAATTATTCATAATTTATTTCCACATGAAAAAAGAATAGGTGATAAGTTACTAACGAATTATTTTATGCACAGCTTAGACTATAGTATTGCCTTGTCTAATAAAGTAGAAAAAGATATAAAAAACACTTATCCAGCATTAAAAGTAAATTTATTACAACATCCTATATATGATATTTTTGGTGAAGCAGTAGATAGAAATATGGGTCTACAACAATTAGGTTTAAACAATGTGCCTTATCTTTTATTTTTTGGTTTAATAAGAGCTTACAAAGGTTTAGATTTGCTTTTAGAAGCGATGCAGAAAGTAATTGCTTACGATGCATCTATTCATTTAATTGTAGCAGGAGAATTTTATGATAATATTGAAGAATATAAATCAATCATAGAAAAAAATAATTTAGAAAAAAATATTATTATTTATAATGAATTTATACCTGAAGAAAAAGTCAAATTGTATTTTTCTGTAGCAGATGCTGTTGTTCAACCATATAAAAAAGCAACGCAAAGTGGTATTACACAAATTTGTTATCATTTTAATACACCAATGATTGCTACAAATGTTGGTGGTTTACCAGAAACTATTCCTAATAATGTTGTAGGTTTAATTTGTGAACCTAATACAGATGATTTGGCTACAACTATTATTCAATTTTATAGTAAAAATAAAGCTGCATTTTTTAGAGAAAATATTAAATTAGAAAAACAAAAATACAGTTGGCATCATTTTTCAACATCAATACAAGCAATAGTTAATGATAAATAA
- the leuB gene encoding 3-isopropylmalate dehydrogenase produces the protein MQKKIAVLPGDGIGPEIIREAVKCLKAVAQKFNHEFEFTEGLIGAAAIDATGNPYPNETHELCINTDAILFGAIGDPKYDNNPNATVRPEQGLLKMRNDLGLYANIRPVKSYDALLDASPLKKERIQGVDFVVVRELISGIYFGKPRGRSEDQQIAYDTCVYTKEEILRITEKAFAFAKQRRKKVTLLDKANVLATSRLWREVVTEYAKQHPDIELECNFIDSAAMEVITKPAKFDVILTENLFGDIISDEASVIAGSLGILPSASMGEKVALYEPIHGSYPQAAGKNIANPMATILSAAMLLEYSFGMIAESDAIVQAVDKAMTENIVTEDINNGKYSTTAVGDFIADTILNG, from the coding sequence ATGCAAAAGAAGATAGCAGTTTTACCAGGAGATGGCATTGGACCAGAAATAATTAGAGAAGCAGTAAAGTGTTTAAAAGCAGTAGCTCAAAAATTTAATCATGAGTTTGAGTTTACCGAAGGACTGATTGGTGCAGCAGCTATTGATGCAACAGGAAACCCATATCCAAACGAAACACACGAGTTATGTATTAACACAGATGCTATTTTGTTTGGTGCAATTGGCGACCCAAAATATGATAATAATCCGAATGCAACAGTTCGTCCAGAACAAGGTTTGCTTAAAATGCGAAATGATTTAGGATTGTATGCTAATATTCGTCCAGTAAAAAGTTATGATGCTTTGCTCGATGCATCGCCTTTAAAAAAAGAAAGAATTCAAGGTGTAGATTTTGTAGTAGTTCGTGAGTTGATTTCTGGAATTTATTTTGGTAAACCAAGAGGAAGAAGTGAAGACCAACAAATTGCTTACGATACTTGTGTCTATACTAAAGAAGAAATTTTACGCATTACAGAAAAAGCATTTGCATTTGCTAAGCAAAGAAGAAAAAAAGTTACGCTGTTAGATAAAGCTAATGTGTTGGCGACTTCAAGATTGTGGCGAGAAGTAGTTACCGAATATGCTAAGCAACATCCAGATATTGAGTTAGAATGTAACTTTATAGATAGTGCAGCGATGGAAGTGATTACCAAACCTGCTAAGTTTGATGTAATACTAACTGAAAATTTATTTGGTGATATTATTTCTGATGAAGCTTCGGTTATTGCAGGAAGTTTGGGTATTTTGCCTTCTGCAAGTATGGGCGAAAAAGTGGCTTTGTATGAACCAATACATGGCTCGTATCCACAAGCAGCTGGAAAAAATATTGCCAATCCAATGGCTACTATTTTAAGTGCAGCCATGTTGTTAGAATACAGTTTTGGCATGATAGCAGAAAGCGATGCTATTGTTCAAGCAGTAGATAAAGCCATGACAGAAAATATAGTTACCGAAGATATTAATAACGGAAAATATAGTACAACAGCAGTAGGCGATTTTATTGCAGATACTATTTTAAATGGATAA
- a CDS encoding CHAT domain-containing protein, translating to MSVIIGCNKKPNDHIATNIANVPTNDTTKDIVLILKSKLENWQVDSFELMTKRFYRDALIKTTDYNNILGSYFLAKGMFDSLRLIIHHIEKNETLTLSENNLLARYYLEENEYDKSKQYFIAALNQSKEKSCSNKQRIILYINYGSFYYYYSDLDSAAIWYEKANRLIKKSNLTYSVINALYLYNIGALQGEYANYSTKEKYLLQSKHILDSLNLKNHPLQAKIYGSMAGLKISTDDYNDAINYSLKDIDNIEQNFGTNNYELYYSYSNLGVIYRQLKDFKKAEYYLIKAKNIAQENFGAIHENIVDALIELSTIYYLDNKNGIALATIDKAITIETTINNKSIVISNANSLKAEILLKENQFHKSKLLLYNCINNFNNYYGDRNPYSANCYTKLSQLSLQQNQLDSSYFFINKAIEKTTQKDSIIYAYDYWTTIEQLCNIISTSKDSSKYSETLLQKIDNAIAIANSLRFNYYGYFTKAAITEKMDNLYKTAYDCTYSLYNKTKNNKYILKALDYSTQSKYALLNSKMKKTYLKAKLPKSVSQQLDYLSASIKTWQELIESSGDDNEIQQYQKKLSAAEYKVHKIENKYIKIEHQFNKELLQQLQAHLNKQSAFIDYYFTQNKLYQITIENKQLLFKEIADSKTIKEKIKQLKQSITNKQYNNYLAYSLYKNLAPKKTYANIIFCTHEDLATIPFEALKVNPKKDIHNFYLYHANINYCYSIYHYNNKNKHQFITSGNIVQPNYTSKKLQLNYASSEARSIQQKFIKNKIINNYNDLKQELCKAKLLHFIAHTYQNSKQELESGIIFESDNTNKIFKTKDFLTYATQADVAILASCQTNFGKAIKAEGNLNLVYGLEYTGVNQVVYSLWNLNDKSTQNIITNFYKNWTLKKSIATSLQQAKKDYLAQADAMACQPYFWAGITQQSNYQKLFILNKHNITTCIIITILLLLSIALLIYKQ from the coding sequence TTGTCTGTTATTATTGGTTGTAATAAAAAACCAAATGATCATATTGCTACAAACATAGCAAATGTTCCTACAAATGATACGACTAAAGACATCGTGCTAATATTAAAATCTAAATTAGAAAATTGGCAAGTAGATAGTTTTGAGTTGATGACTAAAAGGTTCTATCGTGATGCATTAATTAAAACGACTGACTATAATAATATACTAGGTAGTTATTTTTTAGCAAAAGGAATGTTTGATAGTCTGCGTTTGATTATTCATCATATTGAAAAGAATGAAACACTTACTCTGTCTGAAAATAATTTATTGGCAAGATATTATTTAGAAGAAAACGAATATGATAAAAGCAAACAGTATTTTATAGCAGCATTAAATCAATCGAAAGAAAAAAGTTGCAGCAATAAACAAAGAATAATATTATATATAAATTATGGTAGTTTTTATTATTACTATAGTGATTTAGATAGTGCTGCAATTTGGTACGAAAAGGCAAATCGGTTGATTAAGAAAAGTAACTTAACTTATAGTGTAATTAACGCTTTGTATTTGTATAATATTGGTGCATTACAAGGTGAGTATGCCAACTATAGTACAAAGGAAAAATATTTATTACAGAGTAAACATATATTGGATAGTTTAAACTTAAAGAATCATCCATTGCAAGCAAAGATTTATGGAAGCATGGCTGGTTTAAAAATTAGTACAGACGATTATAATGATGCGATTAATTATAGCTTAAAAGATATTGACAATATTGAACAAAATTTTGGTACTAATAACTACGAACTCTATTACAGTTATAGCAATTTAGGCGTAATTTACAGACAATTAAAAGATTTTAAAAAAGCTGAATATTATTTGATTAAAGCTAAAAATATTGCACAAGAAAACTTTGGAGCTATACATGAAAACATAGTAGATGCATTAATAGAACTTTCTACTATATATTATTTAGATAACAAAAATGGTATTGCATTAGCTACAATTGATAAAGCTATTACAATAGAAACTACTATTAATAATAAGAGTATTGTTATAAGCAATGCGAACAGTTTAAAAGCAGAAATTCTTTTAAAAGAAAATCAATTTCATAAAAGTAAACTGTTGCTATATAATTGTATTAATAATTTCAATAATTATTATGGTGATAGAAATCCGTATAGTGCCAATTGTTATACAAAACTGAGTCAGTTATCCTTGCAACAAAATCAGTTAGATAGTAGTTATTTTTTCATCAATAAAGCTATTGAAAAAACAACACAAAAAGATAGTATTATTTATGCTTACGATTATTGGACTACGATTGAACAACTGTGCAACATTATAAGTACAAGCAAAGATAGTAGCAAATATTCGGAAACACTATTACAAAAAATTGATAACGCCATTGCTATTGCTAATTCTCTACGATTTAATTACTACGGTTATTTTACTAAAGCTGCCATTACAGAAAAAATGGACAACTTATATAAAACTGCTTACGATTGTACTTACTCTTTATATAATAAAACTAAAAACAATAAATATATTTTAAAAGCATTAGATTATAGTACTCAAAGTAAGTATGCATTACTTAATAGCAAAATGAAAAAAACTTACTTGAAAGCAAAATTACCAAAGTCTGTTAGTCAGCAACTCGATTATTTATCTGCTAGTATAAAAACTTGGCAAGAGTTGATAGAGTCTTCTGGTGATGATAATGAAATTCAACAATATCAAAAAAAATTATCAGCAGCAGAATACAAAGTACATAAAATAGAAAATAAATATATAAAAATAGAACATCAATTTAATAAAGAATTGCTACAACAATTACAAGCACATTTAAATAAACAAAGTGCATTTATCGACTATTATTTTACGCAAAACAAATTGTATCAAATTACAATAGAAAACAAGCAATTACTATTTAAAGAAATTGCCGATAGTAAAACCATTAAAGAAAAAATCAAACAGCTAAAACAATCTATTACCAACAAACAATACAATAATTATTTAGCGTATAGCTTATATAAAAATCTAGCTCCTAAAAAAACATATGCTAATATTATCTTTTGTACTCACGAAGATTTAGCCACTATTCCGTTTGAAGCACTTAAAGTAAATCCTAAAAAAGACATACACAATTTTTATTTATATCATGCCAACATCAACTACTGCTATTCCATATATCATTACAACAACAAAAACAAACATCAGTTTATTACATCAGGAAATATTGTTCAACCAAATTATACTTCTAAAAAACTACAACTAAACTATGCAAGTTCCGAAGCAAGGTCAATACAACAAAAATTTATAAAAAATAAAATAATAAATAATTACAATGATTTAAAACAAGAACTCTGCAAAGCAAAACTATTGCATTTTATAGCACACACTTATCAAAATAGCAAACAAGAATTAGAGTCTGGAATTATTTTTGAAAGCGACAATACAAATAAAATATTCAAAACAAAGGATTTTCTAACCTACGCTACACAAGCAGATGTTGCTATTTTAGCAAGCTGTCAAACCAATTTTGGAAAAGCCATTAAAGCAGAAGGCAATTTAAATTTAGTATATGGTTTAGAGTACACAGGCGTAAATCAAGTAGTTTATTCGCTTTGGAATTTAAACGACAAAAGCACACAAAACATCATTACTAACTTTTATAAAAATTGGACTTTAAAAAAATCTATTGCTACAAGTTTACAACAAGCCAAAAAAGATTATCTAGCACAAGCAGATGCCATGGCTTGTCAACCTTACTTTTGGGCAGGCATTACACAACAAAGCAATTATCAAAAACTATTTATTTTAAATAAACATAATATAACAACTTGCATAATTATTACTATCTTACTGCTATTGTCAATTGCACTTCTAATTTATAAACAATGA
- a CDS encoding NAD-binding protein has protein sequence MTVYQLLWKNLLIYLVLFIVLISIGSVGFFIIEDYQPIDAVYMTVITLSTVGFGLVKELSFEGKSFTIILILSNLIIFTYTLTRISKFFFDPDIRYNYKKIKMEEAVKKLDNHVIICGFGRNGSKAYEDLQKNNIPIVIIDNDFDETTEHLDYLIRGDATQDEILIKAGIKKAKFIISALPNDAENVFVVLSAKELNPKIKAISRASNESSVAKLKLAGASNVIMPDKLGGAHMATLVMYPDVKEFIDTLSTDKNITVSELNITKQTTIGNLDAWSKTGATILGLKQEDGNFLINPDKTVTINENQFLIVLGSVKQINLLKEMI, from the coding sequence ATGACAGTTTATCAACTTCTTTGGAAAAACTTATTAATATACTTAGTATTATTTATAGTATTAATTAGTATCGGTTCTGTAGGTTTTTTTATTATAGAAGATTACCAACCAATCGATGCCGTTTACATGACAGTAATTACACTATCTACTGTTGGTTTTGGTTTAGTAAAAGAACTTTCTTTTGAAGGAAAATCATTTACAATAATACTTATATTATCTAATTTAATAATTTTTACTTATACATTAACAAGAATATCTAAATTCTTTTTTGATCCAGATATTAGATACAACTATAAAAAAATAAAAATGGAAGAAGCAGTAAAAAAACTAGACAATCATGTAATTATTTGTGGCTTCGGACGAAATGGTAGCAAAGCTTACGAAGACTTACAAAAAAATAATATACCAATTGTTATTATAGATAACGATTTTGATGAAACTACAGAACATCTCGATTATCTAATACGAGGTGATGCTACTCAAGATGAAATATTAATAAAAGCTGGAATTAAAAAAGCAAAATTCATTATTTCTGCACTTCCAAACGATGCAGAAAATGTTTTTGTAGTGCTTTCTGCCAAAGAACTCAATCCAAAAATCAAAGCAATTAGCAGAGCTTCCAACGAATCTTCTGTTGCTAAATTAAAATTAGCTGGTGCTAGTAATGTAATTATGCCAGACAAACTTGGTGGTGCACATATGGCAACTTTAGTAATGTATCCAGATGTAAAAGAGTTTATTGATACACTTTCTACCGACAAAAATATTACAGTTTCCGAACTCAATATTACTAAGCAGACTACCATTGGCAATTTAGATGCTTGGAGCAAAACTGGTGCTACAATTTTAGGTTTAAAACAAGAAGACGGAAACTTCTTAATCAATCCAGATAAAACAGTAACAATAAACGAAAATCAGTTTTTAATTGTATTGGGTTCTGTAAAACAGATTAATTTATTAAAAGAAATGATTTAA
- a CDS encoding AI-2E family transporter, with protein MIQFKDKLRLVSFLVVITGLAVLLFFQLEMTITGFLGAVTLYILNKSWLDFFTRKKKWNKFVVIALLMFFDALVLLIPLGLISYVLGPRLIDLYENNDIYLTGLKEIAYKIYSRTGLNFLSKDNLEKIPALVSSFIPDLLGSASNLVTNIGIMFLILYYMLKSSDNMSKAISNLLPLSQDNIDKIGYNTKSIVKSYAIGIPVLAFSQGFVATIGYYIFKIDDPILWGFLTGVCSIIPVVGSALIVVPLVTYLFVGGDTGAAIGLALYAVFLIMNIDNLLRMFLLEAFADIHPLITLFGVIVGVQLFGFLGLIFGPLLISYFILLVKIFISEFNGKPSST; from the coding sequence ATGATACAATTCAAAGATAAATTAAGATTAGTTTCCTTCTTAGTAGTCATTACTGGCTTAGCCGTTTTGCTATTCTTTCAACTAGAAATGACCATAACTGGTTTTTTAGGAGCTGTTACACTATACATACTCAATAAGTCGTGGTTAGACTTTTTTACTAGAAAGAAAAAATGGAACAAATTTGTAGTCATTGCATTACTCATGTTTTTTGATGCTTTGGTTTTATTAATTCCATTAGGATTAATCTCATATGTACTAGGTCCTAGATTAATCGACTTATACGAAAACAACGATATTTATTTAACTGGTTTAAAAGAAATAGCATATAAAATATACTCTAGAACTGGTTTAAATTTTCTTTCTAAAGACAACCTAGAAAAAATACCAGCTTTAGTGTCTTCGTTTATACCAGACTTATTAGGTTCTGCATCTAACTTAGTGACTAATATCGGTATTATGTTTTTAATATTATATTATATGTTAAAAAGCTCTGATAATATGTCAAAAGCAATTAGCAACCTACTACCACTAAGTCAAGACAACATAGATAAAATTGGCTACAATACTAAAAGCATAGTAAAATCGTACGCTATCGGAATTCCAGTTTTAGCATTCTCTCAAGGTTTTGTAGCAACTATTGGCTACTATATTTTTAAAATAGACGATCCAATTCTTTGGGGATTTCTAACTGGTGTTTGTTCCATAATTCCAGTAGTTGGTTCTGCATTGATAGTAGTACCATTAGTAACCTACTTATTTGTTGGTGGAGATACTGGTGCAGCAATTGGCTTAGCATTATATGCAGTATTTTTAATTATGAATATAGATAATCTATTACGAATGTTCTTATTAGAAGCATTTGCAGATATACATCCACTCATTACCTTATTTGGCGTAATTGTAGGTGTACAGTTGTTTGGTTTCCTAGGATTAATTTTTGGCCCTTTATTAATATCTTATTTTATATTATTAGTTAAGATATTTATTTCAGAGTTTAATGGAAAACCAAGTAGTACTTAA